One genomic segment of Manis pentadactyla isolate mManPen7 chromosome 1, mManPen7.hap1, whole genome shotgun sequence includes these proteins:
- the RRP9 gene encoding U3 small nucleolar RNA-interacting protein 2: protein MSSAAAARKRGKPTSGAGAGKRRRKADSAGDRGKAKSGGKMNEEIPSDSESESVAPRRTEEEEEEELEETAQEKKLRLAKLYLEQLRHQEEEKAEAREFEEDQVAGRLKEDVLEQRGRLQKSVAKEVQAPAPADIRVLRGHQLSITCLVITPDDLAIFSAAKDCTIIKWSVESGRKLHVIPRAKKGPEGQSPGHSSHVLCMAVSSDGKYLASGDRSKLILIWEAQSCRHLYTFTGHRDAVSGLAFRRGTHQLYSTSHDRSVKVWNVAENAYVETLFGHQDAVAALDALSRECCVTAGGRDGTVRVWKIPEESQLVFYGHQGSIDSIQLVNEEHMVSGADDGSVALWGLSKKRPLALRREVHGLRGEPGLEQPFWVTSVAALLNTDLVATGSHSSCLRLWQCGEGFRQLDLLCDIPLVGFINSLKFSSSGNFLVAGVGQEHRLGRWWRIKEARNSVCVIPLRRAPRPPTAGP from the exons ATGTCCTCCGCAGCGGCGGCTCGGAAGCGGGGAAAGCCGACTTCGGGGGCTGGGGCCGGCAAGCGGCGGCGAAAA GCCGACTCTGCCGGGGACAGGGGCAAGGCCAAGAGTGGCGGCAAGATGAATGAAGAGATCCCCAGCGACTCTGAGAGTGAGAG CGTGGCTCCCAGGAggactgaggaggaggaggaggaggagctggaggagaCGGCGCAGGAGAAGAAGCTGCGCCTGGCCAAGCTCTACCTTGAGCAGCTCCGGCATCAGG AGGAGGAGAAGGCTGAGGCTCGGGAATTTGAAGAGGACCAGGTGGCAGGGCGCCTGAAGGAGGATGTG CTCGAGCAGCGGGGCAGGCTGCAGAAGTCGGTGGCAAAGGAG GTCCAGGCCCCAGCCCCGGCCGACATTCGAGTCTTACGGGGCCACCAGCTCTCTATCACGTGCTTGGTCATCACCCCCGACGACCTGGCCATCTTTTCTGCCGCCAAAGACTGCACCATCATTAAGT GGAGCGTGGAGAGTGGACGGAAGCTTCATGTAATCCCACGAGCCAAGAAGGGCCCCGAGGGGCAGTCCCCTGGCCACAGCAGCCACGTCCTTTGCATGGCTGTCTCCTCCGACGGCAAGTACCTT GCCTCAGGCGACCGCAGTAAGCTGATTCTCATTTGGGAGGCCCAGAGCTGCCGGCACCTCTACACCTTCACGGGACACCGGGACGCCGTGTCG GGGCTGGCCTTCCGCAGGGGCACCCACCAGCTGTACAGCACGTCCCATGACCGCTCCGTGAAGGTGTGGAATGTGGCCGAGAACGCCTACGTGGAGACACT CTTTGGGCACCAGGATGCCGTGGCTGCGCTGGACGCCCTGAGCAGGGAGTGCTGTGTGACGGCCGGCGGCCGGGACGGGACAGTGCGTGTGTGGAAGATCCCTGAGGAGTCCCAGCTTGTTTTCTACGGCCACCA GGGCTCCATCGACAGCATCCAGCTGGTCAACGAGGAGCACATGGTGTCCGGCGCAGACGATGG CTCCGTGGCCTTGTGGGGCCTCTCCAAGAAGCGGCCACTTGCCCTGCGGCGTGAGGTGCACGGGCTGCGGGGGGAGCCGGGCCTGGAGCAGCCCTTCTGGGTGACATCAGTGGCAGCCCTGCTCAACACGGACCTTGTGGCTACAG GCTCCCACAGCTCCTGCCTGCGGCTCTGGCAGTGTGGGGAGGGCTTCCGGCAGCTTGACCTTCTCTGCGACATCCCCCTG GTGGGCTTTATCAACAGCCTCAAGTTCTCCAGCTCTGGGAACTTCCTGGTGGCTGGGGTGGGACAGGAGCACAG GCTTGGCCGGTGGTGGCGGATCAAAGAAGCTCGGAACTCGGTCTGCGTCATCCCACTCCGCAGGGCCCCCAGGCCCCCCACTGCCGGCCCCTGA
- the PARP3 gene encoding protein mono-ADP-ribosyltransferase PARP3 isoform X1 translates to MAPKRKPPVQREGPEKKKGRLGAEEESFHSTVKALRAAPAEKRVVRVDPQCPLSHSPGTQVHKDYDCTLNQTNIGSNNNKFYIIQLLQDGERFVCWNRWGRVVRGASVLGLPPPFLSAHVPCSPGSPQNTQAQRPQLLTCPSCPQGLGLAQQRPAHVCGGQCGGHTPEGCWLQGEVGQSKLSSFVLLEDAKKDFEKKFRDKTKNSWAERDHFVAHPGKYTLIEVQGEDETQEAVVKVDGGPLRTVAQRVQPCSLDAATQILITNIFSKDMFNSAMAHMNLDVKKMPLGKLSKQQIARGFEALEALEAALKSPPHAGLSLEELSSHFYTVIPHNFGRSRPPTINSPELLQAKKDMLLVLTDIELAQTLQATPEQVKKAEEILHPLDRDYQLLKCQLQRLGPEEPEYKVIQTYLEQTGNKYRQPALQHVWKVNRDGEGERFQVHSELGNRRLLWHGTNVAVVAAILTSGLRIMPHSGGRVGKGIYFASENSKSAGYVTGMSCGKHHIGYMFLAEVALGREHHITINEPGLKQPPPGFDSVVARGHTEPDPTQDMVLELDGQRVAVPQGQPMPCPEFSSSSFSQSEYLIYLESQCRLRYLVQIHL, encoded by the exons ATGGCTCCAAAACGCAAGCCCCCAGTGCAGCGTGAGGGCCCTGAGAAGAAGAAAGGGCGGCTGGGGGCAGAGGAGGAGAGCTTCCACTCCACTGTCAAGGCCCTCAGGGCCGCACCTGCAGAGAAGCGTGTAGTCCGAGTGGATCCCCAGTGCCCGCTCAGCCACAGCCCGGGGACCCAG GTGCACAAGGACTACGACTGCACCCTAAACCAGACCAACATCGGAAGTAACAACAATAAGTTCTACATCATCCAGCTGCTGCAAGACGGAGAGCGCTTCGTCTGCTGGAACCGCTGGGGCCGGGTGGTGAGAGGCGCCTCCGTCCTTGGcctgcctcctcccttcctctcagcGCATGTCCCATGCTCCCCAGGGTCCCCACAAAATACCCAGGCCCAAAGGCCACAGCTGCtgacctgcccctcctgcccccagggcctgggcctggcACAGCAGAGGCCAGCGCATGTTTGTGGTGGGCAGTGTGGTGGGCACACTCCTGAAGGCTGTTGGTTGCAGGGAGAGGTGGGCCAGTCAAAGCTCAGCTCCTTCGTGTTACTGGAGGATGCAAAGAAGGACTTCGAGAAGAAATTTCGGGACAAGACCAAGAACAGCTGGGCTGAGCGGGACCACTTTGTGGCCCACCCCGGCAAGTACACACTTATTGAAGTGCAGGGAGAGGATGAGACCCAGGAAGCCGTGGTGAAG GTGGATGGAGGCCCACTGAGGACTGTGGCCCAGAGGGTGCAGCCCTGCTCCCTGGACGCGGCCACGCAGATTCTCATCACCAACATCTTCAGCAAGGACATGTTCAACAGTGCCATGGCCCACATGAACCTGG ATGTGAAGAAGATGCCCCTCGGGAAGTTGAGCAAGCAGCAGATTGCACGGGGCTTCGAGGCCCTGGAGGCCCTGGAGGCGGCCCTGAAATCCCCCCCACATGCTGGCCTCAGCCTGGAGGAGCTGTCCTCCCACTTCTACACGGTCATTCCCCACAACTTCGGCCGCAGCCGGCCCCCCACCATCAACTCCCCTGAGCTTCTGCAGGCCAAGAAGGACATGCTGCTG GTGCTGACGGACATCGAGCTGGCCCAGACCCTGCAAGCAACCCCTGAGCAGGTGAAGAAGGCGGAAGAGATTCTGCACCCACTGGACCGAGATTACCAGCTCCTCAAGTGCCAGCTCCAGAGGCTGGGCCCAGAGGAGCCTGAGTACAAG GTGATACAGACCTACTTAGAACAAACTGGAAACAAGTACCGGCAGCCTGCCCTCCAACATGTTTGGAAAGTGAACCGAGATGGGGAG GGAGAACGGTTCCAGGTGCACTCTGAGCTAGGTAACCGGAGGCTGCTGTGGCATGGCACCAACGTGGCCGTGGTGGCTGCCATCCTCACCAGCGGGCTCCGCATCATGCCGCATTCTGGTGGCCGTGTCGGCAAGGGCATCTACTTTGCTTCTGAGAACAGCAAGTCAGCTGGCTATG TTACTGGCATGTCCTGCGGGAAGCACCACATCGGCTACATGTTCCTAGCGGAGGTGGCACTAGGCAGAGAGCACCACATCACCATCAACGAGCCCGGCTTGAAGCAGCCGCCCCCTGGCTTCGACAGTGTGGTCGCCCGGGGCCACACAGAGCCCG